The sequence GGCAAAACGTTTAATAGATTTCAATGTTTTCATTCCTTCTTTAAAAATTATACCTCTCTATTCTACTGTTTTTTTGTAAAATATACAATAGTTCTAGAGACCTAATTTGCGACTTTGAAGTCCGAATAGGATGAAAAGTTGCTCATTTGTACATCTAGATAGGTAACTTTTGAAAAAGGTGTCGGACCTTTTCGGATTTCTTGGATAAATTTTGCCATAGTTGCAGAGGAGTCTGCCTGAGCAAGAATTTCCACTGTGCCATCATCGTTATTCCAGACACGACCAGTGATGCCACCGATTTCAAGAGCTAAAGTATAAACACCCCAGCGAAAACCAACACCCTGCACCCTGCCTTGGGCAATCATTCTAACCTTTTGCATACCAAACCCCTTTGATTGTGTTATAATATTTCTATGACTATTATAACCTCAAAAGCCAATTCTGTGGTAAAAAATGCCAAGAAATTGCATCAAAAAAAATATCGAAAGTCTGCTTATTTGATTGAGGGCTGG comes from Streptococcus oralis and encodes:
- a CDS encoding acylphosphatase; this encodes MQKVRMIAQGRVQGVGFRWGVYTLALEIGGITGRVWNNDDGTVEILAQADSSATMAKFIQEIRKGPTPFSKVTYLDVQMSNFSSYSDFKVAN